The window AGCAGGGCTTCGGCAACCGCGCCGCGACACTGCTGAGCGGCGGCGGCACATCCGGCCAGCCGGTGCGTTTCGGCCGCGAGCTGACGCAGTGGACCACCCCGTTCGGGATCGGCTACCCGAGCCACGCCGCGCTGGACATGCAGCGACGCATGGAGCTGGCCGGCGCCACGCGGGAGCAGTTCGCCCAGCTGGCGCTCGCCGCTCGCCGCTACGCGGCGCGCAACGAGTCCGCGGTCTACCGCGAGCCGCTCACGCTCGACACGTACCTGAACGCTCGGATGATCTCCGATCCGGTCTGCCTCTATGACTGCGACGTTCCGGTGGACGGTTCGGTGGCCTTCGTCGTCTCCAGCGTCGCCCAGGCCGCCGACCCCGCCCGCGCGGTCGCGTTCGAGGCGCTCGGCAGCGCGTCCGGCTTCGACGAGGCGGCGGCGATGATGTGGGCGCGTACCGACCTCAAGCCGGCGGACGTCGACGTCGCGCAGGTCTACGACGGGTTCACGGTCTATGCGATCCGCTGGCTGGAGGCGCTCGGCTTCTGCGGTCGCTACGAAGGCACCGCCTACCTCGACGGAGGCGAACGCATCGGCCCGGACGGCGAGCTGCCGACCAACACCGGTGGCGGCCAGCTCTCCGGCGGCCGGCTGCACGGGTACGGCGGCCTACTCGAGGCGTGCCTGCAGCTGCGCGGCGAGGCCGGCGCCCATCAGCTCGCCTCCGGTCCCCAGGTGGCCGTCGTGACGAGCGGCGCCGAGCAGTTCACCTCCTCGCTGCTCCTCGGCGCGCCCCGATGACCGCCATCCGAGCCACCGCCATCCGAGCCACCGCCGCCCGAACCGCCGCCGCCCGAACCGCCGCTCAAGTCCTTGCCCGAGCCGTCACCCGACAGGAGCAATGCTGATGTTGCCCGAGTCCACGAAGATCATGTCGGCTGACGATCACATGATCGAGCCGGCGCACCTGTGGGTCGAGCGCGTGCCCGCACGGTTCCGCGACGCCTGCCCGCGCATCGTCGAGGTCGACGGCCGCCAGGCCTGGCTCTACGAGGGTGAGCTCACCTACATCCCGATGGGTTCCTGCCGGGCGTTGCCCGGCTTCTCCGAGGCCGGCTACCCGCCGGCGCCGGGCACCGCCCGTTACGACGAGATCCGGCCCGGCTGCTACGACCCCGACGAGCGGCTGAAGGACATGGACATCGACGGCGTGTGGGGCCAGCTGTGCTTCCCCAACTACGCCCGCTTCGCCGGCCACCGGTTCTTCCTGAACGTGTCCGACCCCGA of the Pseudofrankia saprophytica genome contains:
- a CDS encoding thiolase family protein, producing MERAEGRAVVSGVGRSRIGRRLGVDPWELTADAALAAIADAGLTADDIDGVSTYPGAFWSTPGITGAGVDDVRSMLGLKTRWHTGGGELAGQLGSVVNAVLAIATGFATHVLCFRTVWESTAQQGFGNRAATLLSGGGTSGQPVRFGRELTQWTTPFGIGYPSHAALDMQRRMELAGATREQFAQLALAARRYAARNESAVYREPLTLDTYLNARMISDPVCLYDCDVPVDGSVAFVVSSVAQAADPARAVAFEALGSASGFDEAAAMMWARTDLKPADVDVAQVYDGFTVYAIRWLEALGFCGRYEGTAYLDGGERIGPDGELPTNTGGGQLSGGRLHGYGGLLEACLQLRGEAGAHQLASGPQVAVVTSGAEQFTSSLLLGAPR